From Nitrospirota bacterium, one genomic window encodes:
- a CDS encoding outer membrane lipoprotein carrier protein LolA: MVKQLQARYEKTKDLQADFTQKTTIEGFDRAITSTGKVYIKKPGRLRWSYLDPSVEDIYVNSDDVKVYVPEHRQVLVGKLTQMAASKAPLELLLGAAKLDESYEIEPTPGKGRGVGGIRLLTLLPKSQEGEAGRSLQRIVLEVFPKTYFIRTVTLHEMSGNVARFEFSSLQSNIGLGDAVFDLKLPADVEVVKAPVFSAPQ, encoded by the coding sequence GTGGTTAAGCAGCTTCAGGCGCGGTATGAGAAAACGAAAGACCTCCAGGCGGACTTTACGCAGAAGACGACGATCGAGGGGTTCGACAGGGCCATCACGTCCACGGGGAAGGTCTATATCAAAAAACCTGGCCGGTTACGCTGGAGTTATCTCGATCCGTCGGTCGAAGATATTTATGTCAATTCGGACGATGTCAAAGTCTATGTGCCTGAGCATCGGCAAGTCCTGGTGGGAAAGTTGACGCAGATGGCTGCGTCCAAGGCACCCTTGGAGCTCTTGCTTGGAGCCGCGAAGCTCGATGAGTCATACGAGATTGAGCCGACGCCGGGGAAGGGACGAGGTGTGGGTGGAATCAGACTGTTGACCCTCCTGCCGAAATCCCAGGAGGGTGAGGCGGGGCGATCGTTACAGCGGATTGTGCTCGAAGTATTTCCCAAGACCTATTTTATTCGGACGGTGACGCTTCATGAAATGAGCGGCAATGTCGCACGGTTTGAGTTTTCGTCGCTCCAATCCAACATCGGTCTGGGCGATGCCGTCTTCGACTTGAAGTTGCCGGCCGATGTGGAAGTGGTAAAGGCTCCGGTATTCAGCGCCCCGCAGTGA
- the rsmA gene encoding 16S rRNA (adenine(1518)-N(6)/adenine(1519)-N(6))-dimethyltransferase RsmA: MSIPDLPPPLKRLGQNFLIDPNIVRKIVALADLSPNDHVLEIGPGRGVLTEMLSHAAGRVTAVELDPRLHAYLETRQAEFPNVELVCDDALAYPVERLPMGTVVVANLPYYISTPLLFRLLDQRGRFPRMVLMLQNEVADRLVARPGGSDYGVLSVMAQYAADITKSFRVSAQCFRPRPDVGSAVVLLRANEHLRLGLQEEVAFRAFVKAAFAHRRKTLINSLRDEGFEIHRVAETLERLEIGPTRRAETLSVEDFLRFAAALR, encoded by the coding sequence GTGTCGATTCCTGATCTCCCTCCCCCGCTCAAGCGGCTCGGCCAAAATTTTCTCATCGATCCCAACATCGTGCGCAAAATCGTCGCCTTGGCGGATCTGAGCCCCAACGACCATGTGTTAGAAATCGGGCCAGGCCGCGGCGTCCTGACAGAGATGCTGAGTCACGCAGCCGGTCGGGTGACGGCGGTTGAACTGGATCCACGGCTTCATGCCTATCTCGAGACCAGACAGGCGGAATTTCCGAATGTCGAGTTGGTCTGCGATGACGCATTGGCCTATCCGGTCGAGCGCTTGCCGATGGGGACAGTTGTCGTGGCCAATTTGCCCTACTACATTTCAACCCCGCTGCTCTTTCGATTACTTGACCAGCGTGGCCGGTTTCCCCGTATGGTGCTCATGCTGCAGAACGAGGTGGCCGATCGATTGGTGGCCCGGCCTGGCGGGTCGGATTATGGCGTCCTCTCCGTGATGGCGCAGTATGCCGCCGATATCACCAAATCGTTTCGTGTTTCAGCTCAATGTTTCAGGCCTAGGCCGGACGTGGGCTCAGCGGTGGTGCTGCTCCGCGCGAACGAACACCTGAGGCTTGGCCTGCAGGAAGAGGTGGCCTTTCGCGCATTCGTGAAGGCCGCCTTCGCGCATCGAAGAAAAACGCTCATCAATTCCCTGCGAGACGAAGGATTTGAGATCCATCGTGTGGCCGAGACATTGGAACGGTTGGAGATTGGTCCGACTCGCCGGGCTGAAACGTTGTCGGTCGAAGACTTCCTCCGGTTTGCTGCTGCGCTCCGTTGA
- a CDS encoding 2OG-Fe(II) oxygenase, with protein MSQTVSSSLIEAVNDAVTRLDFDRLSREYWDQNEFLFIPQFLSRSVVEEHLVPQAQGVKGELNRNYIPGHKKGGSVSYYTVMKKAPRFLDLYRSEAFIGLLSRLVKAKLSLCPENDPHSCALYYYTEPGDHIGFHYDTSYYKGARYTILMGLVDRSTQCKLVCELFKDDPVKSPKHLELITQPGDLVIFNGDKLWHAVTPLGEGEERIALTMEYVTDPDMGTIKRLYSNLKDSFAYFGLRTVFKQAFASSKRPRT; from the coding sequence ATGAGCCAGACGGTGAGCAGTTCGTTAATTGAAGCGGTCAATGATGCGGTCACGCGGCTGGATTTCGATCGGCTCTCCCGTGAGTATTGGGACCAGAACGAGTTCCTGTTTATTCCGCAATTTCTCTCCCGGTCGGTGGTGGAAGAACATCTCGTCCCCCAGGCTCAAGGTGTGAAGGGCGAGCTGAATCGCAACTATATCCCAGGCCACAAAAAGGGCGGGAGCGTGAGTTACTATACGGTGATGAAGAAGGCTCCGCGCTTTCTCGATCTCTATCGATCCGAGGCCTTCATCGGGCTGTTGAGCCGCCTGGTCAAGGCCAAGCTCAGTCTGTGCCCTGAGAACGATCCCCATTCCTGTGCGCTGTATTACTATACCGAGCCGGGGGACCACATCGGGTTTCACTATGACACCTCCTATTACAAAGGGGCCCGCTATACCATTTTGATGGGACTCGTCGATCGATCGACGCAATGCAAACTGGTCTGTGAGCTCTTTAAAGATGATCCGGTCAAATCACCCAAGCATCTGGAGTTGATTACGCAACCGGGCGATCTCGTGATTTTCAACGGGGATAAGCTCTGGCATGCGGTGACGCCACTCGGCGAGGGGGAGGAACGGATTGCCCTCACGATGGAATACGTCACTGACCCGGACATGGGAACGATCAAGCGGCTTTATTCCAACCTCAAAGATTCCTTTGCCTACTTCGGCCTCCGCACGGTCTTCAAGCAGGCCTTTGCTTCTTCCAAACGGCCTCGCACGTAG
- a CDS encoding DNA translocase FtsK, whose product MGASTSAKRGEARGAASPPSHIKREVIGVVLIALSLLTLLSLVSFVPNGLNSALGPAAAGSSASQNLIGSVGALFASALFSLIGGAAYFFPLLLGLFGVRCFTQSDLSIRLRYAGASLAALLFLSGFLHLEITAVPTLSSGFIYRGMAGGFFGQQLAEGLRAYFASTGAHILIMAGLLVSVIFTTPISLSEIAQKLPGWGNGLLTRVRGWIPERPVEEAVPESPKKAKQKSSKSIRAVIEESLPDAVAEPELDWPVIQPSRRQTPEPAEAIEEESDQPVFAIQAKTGDYMLPDPALLLSEPSGPLGRVTEEEIKAQSDVLTRALISFGIAGRVTEVRPGPVVTMYEFEPSPGTKVARIVNLADDLALALKAVSLRIVAPVPGKSVVGIEVPNLYRETVSMKEVMTSEAFSRAKSKLSLALGKDIFGAPLIADLKTMPHLLVAGATGAGKSVSLNTMLLSILFSARPDEVKLLLIDPKMLEFQTYDGIPHLLRPVITDPKSAARGLSWVVAEMERRYKLLSEAAVRNIDAYNRKVAGAQGVLEAEAAAKSDQPELPIQFLSEEERLSAGETALPEGSPGSFMPPKTPPEPLPYIVVMIDELADLMMVAPKEVEDKIARLAQMARASGIHLVLATQRPSVDVLTGLIKANFPARIAFQVSSKTDSRTILDANGAEALLGRGDLLYMASGTGRLMRGHGSFVSDEDVRRVVEFVKDQAKPAYNQELQIALKQEDAKEEEALDEVYEQAKELVLSTGQASASLIQRRLRVGYPRAARMIEQMESDGIVGAAGRDGRREVVGRRGPVGEAEEA is encoded by the coding sequence ATGGGTGCATCCACTTCGGCCAAGCGGGGAGAGGCCCGCGGCGCCGCTTCCCCCCCTTCACACATTAAGCGAGAAGTGATCGGAGTTGTCCTGATCGCGTTGAGCCTGCTTACGCTGCTCAGTCTCGTCTCGTTCGTGCCCAATGGCCTGAATTCAGCATTGGGACCAGCGGCTGCCGGTTCGTCGGCCTCACAGAACCTCATTGGATCCGTCGGGGCGCTCTTTGCGTCGGCACTCTTTTCCTTGATCGGCGGTGCGGCCTATTTCTTTCCTCTTCTGCTGGGCCTATTCGGCGTCCGCTGTTTCACGCAGAGCGACCTGTCGATCCGGCTGCGGTACGCCGGCGCGTCGCTGGCGGCACTCCTGTTTCTCAGTGGCTTTCTCCATCTTGAAATCACGGCAGTGCCGACCCTCTCAAGCGGCTTCATTTATCGGGGTATGGCGGGGGGCTTCTTCGGGCAACAGCTGGCCGAGGGCCTGCGAGCCTATTTTGCGAGTACCGGCGCGCACATTCTGATCATGGCGGGCCTCTTGGTCTCGGTCATTTTCACGACGCCTATCTCGCTCTCGGAGATTGCGCAGAAGCTTCCAGGCTGGGGCAATGGGTTGCTCACCCGGGTGCGTGGGTGGATCCCGGAACGACCGGTGGAAGAAGCAGTCCCTGAGTCGCCCAAGAAAGCTAAACAGAAATCTTCGAAATCCATCCGTGCGGTGATCGAGGAGTCGCTCCCTGACGCGGTCGCAGAACCGGAGTTGGATTGGCCGGTCATTCAGCCCTCGCGACGACAGACCCCCGAACCGGCAGAAGCGATCGAGGAGGAGTCCGACCAACCGGTTTTTGCCATTCAGGCGAAGACCGGCGACTATATGTTGCCGGATCCGGCCCTACTCTTGAGCGAGCCGTCAGGTCCTCTGGGGCGTGTGACAGAAGAAGAAATCAAGGCGCAATCGGACGTGCTGACCCGCGCACTCATCAGTTTTGGTATCGCAGGGAGGGTGACGGAAGTCCGTCCTGGACCGGTTGTGACGATGTACGAGTTCGAGCCGTCTCCGGGGACCAAGGTCGCACGGATTGTGAACCTGGCCGACGACTTGGCCCTGGCCTTGAAGGCGGTCAGTCTCCGGATCGTTGCGCCGGTTCCGGGGAAATCGGTGGTCGGGATCGAGGTGCCGAACCTCTACCGCGAGACGGTGTCGATGAAGGAAGTCATGACGAGCGAGGCGTTCTCACGCGCCAAATCGAAGCTCAGCTTAGCGTTGGGGAAAGACATTTTCGGCGCTCCCCTGATTGCCGATCTGAAAACGATGCCGCACTTGCTGGTCGCGGGCGCCACCGGGGCCGGGAAAAGCGTCAGCCTCAATACGATGCTCTTGAGCATACTGTTTTCAGCCAGGCCCGATGAGGTCAAGCTGCTCCTGATCGATCCCAAGATGCTCGAATTCCAAACGTACGACGGGATTCCTCACTTGTTGCGGCCGGTCATTACCGATCCCAAGTCAGCAGCACGTGGACTCAGCTGGGTCGTGGCTGAAATGGAGCGGCGCTACAAATTACTGTCTGAGGCAGCGGTCAGAAATATCGATGCCTACAACCGAAAGGTCGCAGGGGCGCAGGGTGTGTTGGAGGCAGAAGCGGCGGCGAAGTCGGACCAGCCTGAATTGCCCATCCAGTTTCTGTCTGAAGAGGAACGGCTCTCTGCCGGAGAGACGGCGCTTCCCGAGGGAAGCCCAGGATCGTTTATGCCACCGAAGACTCCGCCGGAGCCCTTGCCCTATATCGTCGTGATGATCGATGAGTTGGCGGATTTGATGATGGTGGCGCCAAAGGAAGTGGAAGACAAGATTGCCCGGTTGGCTCAGATGGCCCGTGCATCGGGGATCCATCTCGTGCTGGCGACGCAGCGCCCGTCGGTCGATGTGCTGACCGGTTTGATCAAGGCGAATTTCCCGGCTCGTATTGCCTTTCAAGTGTCGTCGAAGACCGATTCACGCACGATCTTGGATGCGAACGGTGCAGAAGCGCTGTTGGGCCGTGGAGATCTGCTCTATATGGCATCGGGGACTGGACGTCTCATGCGGGGGCACGGATCGTTTGTGTCGGATGAGGATGTCCGTCGTGTAGTCGAGTTCGTGAAGGATCAAGCGAAGCCTGCCTATAATCAGGAGTTGCAGATCGCGCTGAAACAAGAAGATGCCAAAGAAGAAGAGGCCCTGGACGAAGTCTATGAGCAGGCGAAGGAGTTGGTCCTGTCGACCGGCCAAGCGTCGGCGTCGCTGATTCAGCGTCGGTTGCGAGTGGGTTATCCTCGGGCCGCTCGAATGATCGAACAAATGGAGTCGGACGGTATTGTGGGCGCGGCTGGCCGCGATGGACGGAGAGAGGTTGTGGGGCGGCGAGGGCCGGTGGGAGAGGCAGAAGAGGCGTGA